One Novipirellula galeiformis DNA segment encodes these proteins:
- a CDS encoding sugar phosphate nucleotidyltransferase, which translates to MQVHKAVITAAAPNQNTLPLQQLVDRNGETKTALQLIVEETLAAGIDEICVVIQPGDQEAYEQAAGAQLANLQFVEQPEPLGYADAIYRAKSFVASEPFLHLVGDHLYLSSSEIPCAKQLIKIANEFECSVSAVQSTRENKLPYFGIVSGPHLPRRDDLYEIEAVVEKPTPTYAEQELVTPGLRAGHYLGFFGMHVLTADVMDLIEPLLTDRCCEKPALSDALAMLMTRQRYLAFQLQGSRYNLGVTYGLLIAQLAIGLSGRDRDRILTEMVELLAIRPEGSVAR; encoded by the coding sequence ATGCAGGTCCACAAGGCTGTTATCACCGCTGCGGCTCCCAACCAAAACACCTTGCCGCTCCAGCAATTGGTGGATCGAAACGGAGAGACCAAGACGGCACTGCAATTGATCGTCGAAGAGACGCTCGCCGCTGGCATCGATGAGATTTGTGTTGTCATCCAGCCCGGGGACCAGGAAGCCTACGAACAGGCCGCGGGAGCTCAACTCGCCAATCTACAATTCGTCGAGCAACCCGAACCGCTTGGCTATGCCGACGCGATCTATCGGGCGAAATCCTTCGTCGCGAGCGAACCGTTCCTGCATCTCGTCGGCGATCACTTGTATCTCAGTTCCTCGGAGATCCCGTGCGCGAAACAATTGATCAAAATTGCCAACGAATTTGAATGTTCGGTCTCGGCCGTTCAATCGACGCGTGAAAACAAACTGCCATACTTTGGCATTGTCAGCGGTCCACACTTACCGCGACGCGACGACTTGTACGAAATCGAAGCGGTCGTCGAAAAACCAACGCCCACCTATGCCGAACAAGAACTGGTGACCCCCGGACTCCGCGCCGGGCACTATTTGGGCTTCTTCGGAATGCACGTGTTGACCGCGGATGTCATGGATTTGATCGAACCATTACTGACGGATCGTTGCTGCGAGAAACCCGCGCTCTCGGACGCGTTGGCAATGTTGATGACACGGCAACGTTACCTCGCATTTCAACTGCAAGGATCGCGATACAACCTAGGCGTCACCTACGGACTCTTGATCGCTCAATTGGCGATTGGATTGTCGGGACGTGATCGAGATCGGATCTTGACCGAAATGGTTGAATTGCTGGCCATCCGCCCCGAAGGAAGCGTAGCCCGATGA
- the lepA gene encoding translation elongation factor 4: MSAHIRNFCIIAHIDHGKSTLADRLLEHTGTVTLRAMKSQLLDDLALERERGITIKARAVTMRFNRGGKDYELNLIDTPGHVDFHYEVSRSLACCEGVLLLVDAFQGVEAQTVANAYAAMEHNLKIIPVINKIDLMHARPDEVAEEMMNSLGTDPDECVRVSAKTGVGVDELLDAIIEHIPPPTGDPDAPLQAMVFDSNYDDFRGAITYIRVMNGTVRKGQKIRFLRAGSNHDVIELGRFAPARESCEELKAGQVGYLICNIKSLGDVHIGDTVGLASAQGTTPLPGYSRPKRMVYCGLFPSDGQDFTELRDALERLAINDPSFEFEPETSEALGFGFRCGFLGLLHMEIVQQRLENESDVDLVQTAPNVTYEIINKRGETVSIRKPQDVPDPGDIEEFRQPIVRCSVIVPNDYIGAIMKLCQERRGIQKSQEYLGAQRAMLTYDIPLAEVVYDLHDKIKSCTKGYGTLDYEMVGYEPADLVRMDIMVNGNRVDALSVVCHRADADRRGRAVAKKLKAEIERHMFEVAVQAAIGSRVIARETVPAMRKNVTAKCYGGDITRKRKLLQKQKEGKKRMKAIGNVEISQKAFMAVLSDSEGG, translated from the coding sequence ATGTCCGCTCACATTCGTAACTTTTGCATTATCGCCCACATTGATCACGGCAAGAGCACGCTGGCCGATCGATTGCTTGAACACACCGGCACCGTGACCCTGCGTGCCATGAAATCGCAATTGCTCGATGACTTGGCGCTCGAACGCGAACGTGGCATCACCATCAAAGCCCGCGCCGTGACGATGCGTTTCAATCGGGGCGGCAAAGACTATGAATTGAATTTGATCGACACCCCCGGTCACGTCGACTTTCATTACGAGGTTTCTCGCTCGCTAGCCTGTTGCGAAGGCGTGCTGTTGTTGGTCGATGCATTCCAAGGTGTTGAAGCGCAAACGGTCGCGAATGCCTATGCCGCCATGGAACATAATTTGAAGATCATTCCGGTGATCAACAAAATCGACCTGATGCACGCTCGCCCCGACGAAGTGGCCGAAGAGATGATGAATTCGTTGGGGACCGATCCCGACGAATGTGTTCGTGTCAGCGCTAAAACCGGAGTCGGTGTCGACGAATTGCTCGACGCGATCATCGAACACATTCCGCCCCCGACCGGCGATCCCGACGCTCCGCTTCAAGCCATGGTGTTCGATTCGAACTACGACGATTTCCGTGGCGCGATCACCTACATTCGCGTCATGAATGGAACCGTCCGCAAAGGCCAAAAAATTCGCTTTTTGCGAGCGGGATCGAACCACGATGTGATTGAACTGGGGCGATTCGCCCCGGCACGTGAGTCCTGTGAGGAACTCAAAGCGGGGCAAGTCGGCTATCTGATTTGCAACATCAAAAGTCTCGGCGATGTCCACATCGGCGATACCGTCGGGCTGGCGTCCGCTCAAGGGACCACGCCGTTGCCGGGATACTCGCGTCCCAAACGCATGGTCTATTGCGGCTTATTCCCCAGCGACGGTCAAGACTTTACCGAACTGCGCGATGCGTTGGAGCGGTTGGCCATCAATGACCCCAGCTTCGAATTCGAACCGGAAACAAGCGAAGCGCTTGGCTTCGGCTTCCGATGTGGGTTCCTCGGACTGTTGCACATGGAAATCGTGCAACAGCGTTTAGAGAACGAATCGGACGTCGACTTGGTGCAAACCGCGCCCAACGTGACCTACGAAATCATCAACAAACGGGGTGAGACGGTCTCGATTCGCAAGCCGCAAGACGTACCGGATCCGGGCGACATCGAAGAATTCCGTCAACCGATCGTGCGCTGCAGTGTCATCGTCCCGAACGATTACATCGGCGCGATCATGAAATTGTGCCAAGAGCGTCGCGGCATCCAAAAGTCTCAAGAGTACCTCGGTGCCCAGCGTGCAATGCTGACTTACGACATTCCGCTAGCCGAAGTCGTTTACGATTTGCACGACAAAATCAAAAGCTGTACCAAAGGCTACGGAACCCTCGACTACGAGATGGTTGGCTATGAACCAGCCGACCTCGTTCGTATGGACATCATGGTCAATGGCAACCGAGTCGACGCGCTGAGCGTGGTGTGTCATCGCGCCGACGCTGATCGACGTGGCCGCGCGGTGGCCAAGAAATTGAAAGCCGAAATCGAACGCCATATGTTCGAAGTGGCGGTGCAAGCGGCGATCGGAAGCCGTGTGATCGCGCGAGAAACCGTACCGGCGATGCGAAAGAACGTGACTGCGAAATGTTACGGCGGTGACATCACGCGAAAACGCAAACTGCTGCAAAAGCAAAAAGAAGGTAAAAAGCGGATGAAGGCGATTGGCAACGTCGAAATTAGCCAAAAAGCGTTCATGGCCGTCTTGAGTGACTCCGAAGGAGGCTAA
- the cbiE gene encoding precorrin-6y C5,15-methyltransferase (decarboxylating) subunit CbiE, whose protein sequence is MTARIHIVGIGDDGLDGLTGQARLLIDLASVLIGPAPLLDKIPASDARRIIVGSNLEQLEQSIYDLGDRHAVVLAGGDPLFYGIARYLTETFGKDRFDVVPHVSSMQLAFARVKESWDDAYLTNLANQSLDRVVDNIRTAERVGIFTTEEISPAVVAEALLDRRIDYFTAYICENLGTPRETVTQGELSSIRSQSFSGMNVMILVRKTGAADRPSGSTHRRLFGNPDDLFLQSRPKRGLLTPAEVRCIALSELDLTPQSTVWDVGAGSGSLAIEAASIANRGKVFAIEMDAEDYGLMIENAKMFDVPSLIPVHGQAPDAWKELPDPDAIFVGGTGRVVPELVAAAVPRLAQGGRIVVNVSSPDNLVSVQNLLSAADLIHDVRMINISRGQHQMERVRFESLNPTFLVLGRKSK, encoded by the coding sequence TTGACTGCTCGCATTCATATTGTTGGGATTGGCGACGATGGACTTGATGGCCTCACCGGTCAAGCGAGACTATTGATTGACCTCGCGTCCGTTTTGATTGGCCCAGCCCCGTTGCTCGATAAGATCCCGGCCTCCGATGCGAGGCGAATCATCGTCGGTAGCAATTTGGAGCAACTCGAGCAATCGATTTACGACCTCGGCGACCGACACGCCGTCGTGCTAGCCGGTGGCGACCCGCTGTTTTATGGCATCGCCCGTTACTTGACCGAAACGTTCGGCAAAGATCGCTTCGACGTCGTGCCGCATGTCAGCAGCATGCAATTAGCGTTCGCTCGAGTCAAAGAGAGCTGGGACGACGCTTATCTAACCAACCTCGCGAACCAATCGCTTGATCGGGTCGTGGACAACATTCGAACCGCCGAACGCGTGGGCATCTTTACGACCGAAGAAATTTCGCCAGCGGTGGTTGCCGAAGCGCTGCTCGATCGACGGATCGACTACTTCACCGCCTACATTTGTGAAAACCTTGGCACCCCGCGTGAAACGGTCACTCAAGGAGAATTGAGTTCGATCCGAAGCCAATCGTTCAGCGGCATGAACGTGATGATCTTGGTGCGCAAAACGGGGGCTGCGGATCGCCCTAGCGGCAGCACCCATCGCCGCTTGTTTGGAAATCCCGACGATTTGTTTTTGCAATCGCGTCCCAAGCGAGGTTTGTTGACGCCAGCCGAAGTTCGCTGTATCGCTTTGTCGGAACTCGATCTGACACCGCAAAGCACCGTCTGGGATGTCGGCGCAGGCAGCGGGTCGCTTGCGATCGAAGCGGCATCGATCGCCAACCGCGGCAAAGTCTTTGCGATTGAGATGGATGCCGAGGACTACGGTTTGATGATCGAGAACGCGAAGATGTTCGACGTGCCTTCGTTGATCCCCGTCCACGGCCAAGCCCCTGATGCCTGGAAAGAGTTGCCCGACCCCGACGCGATCTTCGTCGGTGGCACCGGACGCGTGGTTCCCGAGTTGGTCGCGGCGGCCGTTCCGCGATTGGCCCAAGGAGGCCGAATCGTTGTGAATGTCTCCAGTCCCGATAATCTGGTCTCGGTTCAAAACCTCCTTTCGGCAGCCGATTTGATTCACGATGTGCGGATGATCAACATCTCGCGTGGTCAACACCAAATGGAACGGGTCCGATTTGAATCGCTCAACCCCACCTTCTTGGTTCTCGGCCGGAAATCAAAATAA
- a CDS encoding DUF480 domain-containing protein has product MSDETSEEKPKPVALSRDARRVLGVLVEKAKTTPDNYPLTMSGLISGSNQKSNRSPQLQLNEDDVLQALDELKRVGAAREVQGSGRATKYRHAAYEWFDVDSPGASVMTELLLRGPQTLGEIRTRASRMYPLEDLKVVQGVVDSLIEKDLVEPLTPPGRGQTFAHKLYPPEERQYLEARLEKQAAAAESSTASAPAKASLDAVDALIARLETVNERIDALEKRIEELES; this is encoded by the coding sequence ATGTCCGACGAAACGAGTGAAGAAAAACCCAAACCCGTAGCCCTATCGCGCGATGCGCGTCGCGTGTTGGGAGTGTTGGTGGAAAAGGCCAAGACGACGCCTGACAATTATCCATTAACCATGTCGGGGCTGATTAGCGGTAGCAATCAGAAATCGAATCGATCGCCTCAGTTGCAGCTCAATGAGGACGATGTCTTACAGGCTTTGGACGAATTGAAACGAGTCGGTGCGGCGCGTGAGGTCCAAGGCAGCGGGCGGGCGACAAAATACCGCCACGCCGCTTACGAATGGTTTGATGTCGACAGTCCCGGCGCCTCGGTGATGACGGAACTGTTGCTACGTGGCCCGCAAACGCTTGGCGAAATTCGCACCCGCGCCTCGCGGATGTACCCGCTGGAGGACTTGAAGGTAGTCCAAGGGGTCGTCGATTCGTTGATCGAAAAAGACCTGGTGGAACCGTTGACGCCACCCGGACGCGGCCAAACCTTCGCACACAAATTGTATCCGCCCGAGGAGCGTCAGTACCTCGAAGCTCGATTGGAGAAGCAAGCGGCCGCAGCGGAATCGTCGACTGCGAGTGCACCGGCCAAAGCGAGTCTTGACGCGGTGGATGCCTTGATCGCCCGACTCGAAACGGTGAACGAGCGGATCGATGCGTTGGAAAAACGGATCGAAGAACTTGAGTCGTAG
- a CDS encoding ROK family protein: MPNTPIITATAAASPPFFWGIDIGGTSMKIGLVDDEGETLAFEQLPTRESEGPTAAMQRIAAVIQDIEGQLGVSDQVRRVGLGAPGPMDLVTGYLVAPPQLPSWWDFPIRDTIGKMLERPVSFLNDANAAAYGEFWRGSGKEHSSMLLLTLGTGVGGGIIIDGEMVNGANSFAGECGHVIIDSSPTARLCVWGGGRGQLEAYASASAVVQRTRQRLTEGAKSSLSGLLGGGDSELTAKRVYEAAQNGDSLALEIIDETARWLGIGITTFVHTLDPGSVVLGGAMNFGGADCSIGQRFLSKISAEFRSRTFENVFEGTTITFASLAGDAGYLGVAGYARRQYNKELGVKK, translated from the coding sequence ATGCCCAATACACCAATAATCACCGCTACTGCGGCCGCCTCGCCCCCCTTTTTCTGGGGCATTGATATTGGCGGCACCTCGATGAAGATTGGCTTGGTCGACGATGAAGGGGAAACATTAGCCTTTGAACAATTGCCCACCCGCGAATCCGAAGGCCCCACCGCGGCGATGCAGCGGATCGCTGCGGTAATCCAAGATATCGAGGGTCAACTCGGCGTTTCGGACCAAGTCCGTCGCGTCGGTTTAGGGGCTCCGGGACCGATGGATCTCGTCACCGGCTACCTCGTCGCCCCCCCTCAATTGCCGAGCTGGTGGGACTTTCCGATCCGGGACACGATCGGGAAGATGCTCGAACGCCCGGTTTCCTTTCTGAATGATGCCAATGCAGCCGCCTATGGCGAATTTTGGCGTGGCAGTGGCAAAGAACACTCCTCGATGCTGCTGTTGACCCTCGGCACCGGAGTCGGTGGCGGAATCATCATCGACGGGGAAATGGTCAATGGCGCAAACAGTTTCGCGGGCGAATGCGGACACGTCATCATCGATTCGTCGCCCACGGCACGGTTGTGCGTCTGGGGCGGTGGCCGAGGACAACTCGAAGCCTATGCCTCGGCCAGCGCCGTGGTTCAACGCACCCGGCAACGGTTGACCGAAGGCGCCAAAAGTTCGCTGAGCGGATTGCTCGGCGGAGGCGACAGTGAATTGACGGCAAAACGCGTCTATGAAGCGGCCCAAAATGGCGACTCGCTCGCACTCGAAATCATCGACGAAACCGCACGCTGGTTGGGCATCGGAATCACCACCTTCGTCCACACCCTGGACCCCGGTTCGGTGGTGCTCGGGGGGGCGATGAACTTTGGCGGAGCGGATTGCAGTATCGGGCAACGCTTTTTGTCGAAAATATCGGCGGAATTCCGCAGTCGTACCTTCGAGAATGTGTTCGAGGGAACCACAATTACGTTCGCGTCCCTTGCGGGTGACGCGGGATACCTTGGAGTAGCCGGTTACGCCCGACGACAATACAACAAAGAGCTCGGCGTAAAGAAATAG
- a CDS encoding rhomboid family intramembrane serine protease, which produces MGLYDRDYGRSLERTPWDRVEKPRSVTIMLIVINVVVFFIDFLFAKQGSSQLTPWFAAQASTLTQPWMWWQFLTYGFLHDINNLNHVLFNMIGLFFFGRIVERRLGPQEFLKFYLGAVIAGGIVASISYWFQGGGAVIGASGAVVATTILFACYYPHEEVLLMLVIPVKAWILAVGFVAMDFAGALGLMGRATTAFEVHLTGAVFAASYFYQRWNFRWLDLSTLTDLPKYLSQRSRRMKLKIHDPDRKLRQDADEADRILAKIHSHGESSLTRAERKILERYSRRQREKRDR; this is translated from the coding sequence ATGGGTCTTTATGACCGCGACTACGGACGCTCGCTCGAACGCACCCCGTGGGACCGTGTCGAGAAACCGCGCAGTGTGACGATCATGTTGATCGTGATCAATGTCGTCGTGTTCTTTATCGATTTCTTGTTCGCCAAACAGGGCAGCAGCCAATTGACGCCGTGGTTCGCCGCGCAAGCGAGCACGCTCACTCAGCCATGGATGTGGTGGCAATTCCTGACCTACGGCTTTTTGCACGACATCAACAATCTCAATCATGTGTTGTTCAACATGATCGGGCTGTTTTTCTTCGGCCGCATTGTCGAGCGTCGTCTCGGCCCGCAGGAGTTTCTAAAGTTCTATCTTGGCGCGGTGATCGCCGGCGGCATCGTGGCTTCGATTTCGTACTGGTTCCAAGGAGGCGGTGCGGTGATCGGGGCCAGTGGTGCGGTCGTGGCCACGACGATTTTGTTTGCTTGCTATTATCCGCACGAAGAAGTGTTGTTAATGCTCGTGATCCCAGTCAAAGCTTGGATCTTAGCGGTTGGTTTTGTGGCGATGGATTTCGCCGGAGCGTTAGGTTTGATGGGCCGTGCGACCACCGCCTTTGAAGTCCATTTGACCGGGGCCGTTTTCGCCGCAAGCTATTTCTACCAACGCTGGAATTTCCGCTGGCTTGATCTGAGCACCCTTACCGACTTGCCGAAGTACCTCAGCCAACGCTCTCGCCGCATGAAGCTGAAAATCCATGACCCCGACCGCAAGCTGAGACAAGACGCGGACGAAGCCGATCGCATTTTGGCTAAAATCCACTCTCATGGAGAGTCAAGCTTAACCCGCGCCGAACGCAAAATTCTAGAACGTTACAGTCGACGACAACGCGAAAAACGCGATCGTTAA
- a CDS encoding redoxin family protein: protein MMIPRVSTAACWMLLCTTLCLDAQANNAGLAQPLAVGSKAINFELPIVGSNDYIELKEAYQQGPVVVVVLRGYPGYQCPLCSHQVSSIINRAKAISAAAARVILVYPGDDPKLSRHAQSFLGSRRLPDPIVLVRDDAMAMVTQWGLRWHSPRETAYPATYVIDKNGRVAWSKVSSSHADRSTTEEIMKALRKL, encoded by the coding sequence ATGATGATTCCTCGAGTCTCCACTGCCGCGTGTTGGATGTTGTTGTGCACCACACTCTGTCTCGATGCACAAGCCAACAATGCCGGATTGGCTCAACCGCTCGCCGTCGGCAGCAAGGCGATCAACTTCGAGCTGCCGATTGTGGGCAGCAACGATTACATCGAATTGAAGGAAGCCTACCAACAGGGGCCCGTGGTGGTCGTGGTCTTGCGAGGCTATCCCGGCTACCAATGTCCACTATGCAGCCATCAAGTCAGCAGCATCATCAATCGCGCCAAAGCGATCTCCGCTGCCGCCGCCCGTGTGATCCTAGTCTATCCCGGCGATGATCCAAAACTATCGCGTCATGCCCAATCATTCCTGGGCTCGCGGCGTTTGCCGGACCCCATCGTATTGGTGCGTGACGACGCAATGGCGATGGTGACTCAGTGGGGACTGCGTTGGCACTCGCCCCGTGAAACCGCTTACCCGGCAACCTATGTGATTGATAAAAATGGCCGCGTCGCTTGGTCGAAAGTCAGTTCATCGCATGCCGATCGATCCACGACCGAAGAGATCATGAAAGCGCTTCGCAAATTGTAA
- a CDS encoding UTP--glucose-1-phosphate uridylyltransferase, protein MSDVQTKRLIEIIISDDDSIRNQSLESVCRGQTLSGLLESVGALDAFRRDEPNLYHRVRALFFLSAIYRYHLPPRLSVEQSGHIPYEGYEHLLARRFMEAIDCFLAYQNEAGPSDALASALAQAYHQLGFQTLADQVRRSVRTVRGNQWMFRVGHPADHPLRIRPELLAIDPATGTSPLMKETTAVRMDFSHSAWSDIFFLGMDFPEGARVLNVSVDLGVRGRDSETKPPIETYLRIIDEPVIRLTSVDLGATTTLQSIAETFDFARDYLGLLKAALIAAGIVPPGLEGCRESIAELLSVMLGPGRGLELVSKINDIPKGSRLAVSTNLLGSLISLLMRATGQVQSLTGPLSEADRRLVAARAILGEWLGGSGGGWQDSGGVWPGIKLICGTTAEEHDPEYGISRGRLMPVHHVLGNDEISHATRQKIQESLVLVHGGMAQNVGPILEMVTEHYLLRSESEWQGRNEAIEILDEVVAALKTGDIRRVGNVTTRNFEGPLQTIIPWATNRFTDALIEQCRERYGDAFWGFWMLGGMAGGGMGFMFDPQIKPAAQDWLGQAMVNTKRDLETSLPFAMDPVVYDFKINDHGTRAEMLCGDAAMLPDRYYALVLPTLLRTPLRELSSRTRSELERISQRCQDHESGRATAGMLLESILPSAAVPPSSESSLEPLLNRIGFDRVQHEQIRADLISGRIGLSQNRLPANTMIQDVKPEHVIDLRRGIETKYADLGAAAIKSGRVAVVTLAAGVGSRWTEGAGVCKALHPFCRFAGRQRSFMEVHLAKNRASSEKHDASIPHVFTTSHLTDRPIRDFLDRNHQFGFGDNVLVSTGRGVGLRMIPTVRDLRFLWEETTQQILDEQQQKVRESLRTALIGWAQSAGEASDYTDNLPSQCIHPVGHWFEIPGMLRSGVLKQMLDRQPQLDYLMLHNIDTLGANIDPAILGCHIAGEATLSFEVISRRLEDRGGGLAMVNGRPRLVEGLAMPNERIEFDLTFYNSMTTWISIDGLLDSFGLTRSDLADPQRVDQAIRTMAQRLPTYITLKDVKKRWGNAQEDVFPVAQFEKLWGDMTAIPEIHSQFFVSPLRRGQQLKAQAQLDPWKRDGSADYIDSLCKW, encoded by the coding sequence ATGAGTGACGTCCAAACCAAGCGATTAATCGAGATCATCATTTCCGATGATGATTCGATTCGCAACCAATCGCTCGAATCGGTTTGTCGCGGGCAAACCCTCTCGGGATTACTGGAGAGCGTCGGCGCCCTCGACGCCTTTCGCCGTGACGAGCCAAATTTGTATCACCGCGTACGAGCGTTGTTTTTCTTGTCGGCGATCTACCGCTATCACTTACCGCCGCGTTTATCGGTCGAGCAATCCGGCCACATTCCGTACGAAGGTTACGAGCACTTGTTGGCTCGCCGTTTTATGGAAGCGATCGATTGTTTTCTGGCGTATCAAAACGAAGCTGGCCCAAGCGATGCATTGGCGAGTGCATTGGCTCAAGCGTACCATCAACTCGGCTTCCAAACGCTCGCCGATCAAGTTCGCCGCAGTGTCCGCACCGTGCGAGGCAACCAGTGGATGTTCCGCGTCGGGCATCCCGCCGACCACCCTTTGCGGATCCGTCCTGAATTGCTCGCCATCGATCCGGCCACCGGCACGTCGCCATTGATGAAAGAGACAACCGCCGTGCGGATGGATTTTTCGCACAGCGCATGGAGCGACATTTTCTTTCTGGGCATGGATTTTCCCGAGGGGGCTCGGGTCTTGAATGTCTCGGTTGATCTCGGCGTTCGCGGCCGCGATTCCGAAACCAAACCACCCATCGAAACCTACTTGCGGATCATCGACGAACCGGTCATTCGCTTGACCAGCGTCGATCTTGGCGCGACGACAACATTACAATCGATCGCCGAAACGTTTGATTTTGCTCGCGATTATCTGGGGCTGCTCAAAGCCGCCTTGATCGCTGCGGGCATCGTGCCGCCGGGGCTCGAAGGTTGTCGTGAATCGATCGCCGAGCTACTCAGCGTGATGCTCGGACCAGGTCGCGGATTGGAATTGGTCAGCAAAATCAACGATATTCCCAAGGGTTCGCGGCTGGCCGTTTCCACCAACCTGCTCGGTTCCTTGATCTCATTGCTGATGCGAGCGACCGGACAAGTCCAATCGCTAACCGGGCCGCTGAGCGAAGCGGATCGCCGATTAGTCGCCGCACGTGCGATTCTGGGCGAATGGCTAGGCGGCAGCGGCGGCGGATGGCAAGACTCGGGCGGCGTTTGGCCCGGCATCAAGTTGATCTGCGGAACCACCGCGGAGGAGCACGACCCCGAATACGGCATTAGCCGTGGGCGGTTGATGCCGGTGCACCATGTCTTGGGTAACGACGAAATTTCGCATGCCACCCGTCAAAAGATCCAAGAGTCGCTCGTACTCGTGCATGGCGGGATGGCCCAAAACGTCGGCCCAATCCTCGAGATGGTCACCGAGCACTATTTGCTCCGTAGCGAATCGGAATGGCAGGGCAGAAACGAAGCGATCGAAATCCTTGACGAAGTCGTCGCGGCGCTCAAAACAGGCGACATTCGACGAGTCGGCAATGTCACCACGCGCAATTTCGAAGGGCCACTGCAAACCATCATCCCCTGGGCCACCAATCGCTTTACCGACGCCTTGATCGAACAGTGCCGCGAGCGCTACGGTGACGCGTTTTGGGGCTTTTGGATGCTCGGCGGGATGGCCGGAGGCGGCATGGGGTTCATGTTTGATCCTCAAATAAAACCCGCGGCGCAAGACTGGCTGGGCCAAGCGATGGTGAACACCAAACGGGACCTCGAAACGTCACTCCCCTTCGCGATGGATCCCGTCGTCTACGATTTTAAGATCAACGACCACGGCACCCGTGCCGAAATGCTCTGCGGTGATGCCGCGATGCTGCCCGATCGCTACTATGCCCTCGTGTTGCCCACGCTGCTTCGCACTCCCCTGCGTGAACTCTCCTCGCGAACGCGATCCGAACTCGAGCGAATCAGCCAACGGTGTCAGGATCATGAAAGCGGCCGGGCGACCGCAGGCATGTTGCTCGAGAGCATCCTGCCCTCAGCGGCGGTTCCACCGTCGAGCGAATCCTCCCTCGAGCCACTGTTGAATCGGATCGGGTTTGATCGGGTCCAACACGAACAAATCCGCGCGGATCTGATTAGCGGGCGGATTGGATTGTCACAAAACCGTTTGCCGGCCAACACGATGATCCAGGACGTGAAGCCGGAACACGTGATCGATTTGCGTCGCGGCATTGAAACCAAGTACGCAGACCTTGGGGCGGCCGCGATCAAGTCAGGCCGGGTAGCCGTCGTCACGTTGGCCGCCGGCGTCGGCAGTCGTTGGACCGAAGGCGCGGGCGTTTGCAAGGCATTGCATCCGTTCTGTCGTTTTGCCGGTCGCCAGCGCAGTTTCATGGAAGTCCATCTCGCCAAAAACCGAGCCAGCAGCGAAAAACATGACGCCTCGATCCCTCACGTGTTCACGACCAGCCATCTGACCGATCGACCGATCCGCGATTTTTTAGACCGCAACCACCAATTCGGTTTCGGCGACAACGTGCTCGTTTCGACCGGCCGCGGCGTCGGATTGAGAATGATTCCGACAGTCCGTGATTTGCGTTTTCTGTGGGAGGAAACCACGCAACAAATCCTAGATGAACAACAGCAAAAAGTACGCGAGAGTCTGCGAACCGCACTGATCGGCTGGGCCCAATCGGCGGGAGAAGCGAGCGATTACACCGACAATTTGCCCAGCCAGTGCATCCACCCGGTGGGACATTGGTTCGAGATCCCCGGCATGCTTCGCAGCGGCGTGTTGAAACAAATGCTCGATCGCCAACCCCAGCTCGATTACTTGATGCTGCACAACATCGACACGCTCGGTGCAAACATCGACCCAGCAATACTCGGTTGTCACATCGCAGGCGAAGCGACCCTCTCGTTCGAAGTGATCAGCCGCCGTTTGGAAGACCGCGGCGGAGGGCTGGCGATGGTCAATGGACGACCGCGGCTGGTCGAAGGGCTAGCGATGCCGAACGAGCGAATTGAATTCGATCTCACCTTCTATAACTCGATGACCACATGGATCTCGATCGACGGATTGCTGGATTCCTTTGGGCTGACCCGCTCCGATCTAGCGGATCCCCAACGCGTCGACCAAGCCATCCGCACGATGGCGCAGCGGTTGCCGACCTACATCACGCTGAAGGATGTCAAAAAACGTTGGGGCAATGCCCAAGAAGACGTTTTCCCAGTGGCTCAGTTCGAAAAGCTGTGGGGCGACATGACGGCCATCCCCGAGATCCACAGCCAGTTCTTTGTCTCGCCGCTGCGTCGCGGCCAGCAACTCAAAGCCCAAGCCCAACTCGACCCTTGGAAACGAGACGGCAGCGCTGACTACATCGATTCTCTCTGCAAGTGGTAA